Proteins from one Burkholderia oklahomensis C6786 genomic window:
- a CDS encoding glycoside hydrolase family 10 protein, whose translation MMSTRLRHLVATALVLSAGAFAAPAGAASDVACRPDETMPKRQFRGTWIASVINIDWPSRPGLAVADQQAELRAWLDDAVRMNRNAVILQIRPTADAFWPSPFEPWSKYLTGTQGGDPGYDPLAFAVAEAHRRNLELHAWFNPYRIAMDGRIDALVPTHPARQHPDWVVRYGGKLYYNPGVPAVRAFVVDAIMDAVGRYDVDGVHLDDYFYPYPVKGETFDDASAYAQYGAGFPTLADWRRDNVDRLVETLARRIKAAKPWVKFGISPFAVWRNAATDPEGSPTSAAVQTYDDLYADTRRWLRERWIDYVVPQVYWAQGFAPADYDKVVSWWANEARGGDVHLYIGQAAYKVGTSNQSPGWSEPAELSNHLAFNRTVPEVKGDIYFSAKDVRADRLGATTLVNRTWYSRPALVPAMRAIDASSPPPAKDLRAERTPDGVRLRWTPRSNGATSYAIYRHEPGRHDMCADHDARHLLATVRGTEYVDITARADREYRYAVTALDRLWNESEPIDIVTPAAAAH comes from the coding sequence ATGATGTCGACTCGACTCCGTCATCTCGTCGCGACCGCGCTCGTGCTGTCCGCCGGTGCGTTCGCCGCGCCTGCCGGCGCGGCGTCCGACGTCGCGTGCCGGCCGGACGAGACGATGCCGAAGCGGCAGTTCCGCGGCACGTGGATTGCGTCGGTGATCAACATCGACTGGCCGTCCCGCCCGGGCCTCGCCGTCGCCGATCAGCAGGCCGAGCTGCGCGCCTGGCTCGACGACGCGGTCCGCATGAACCGCAACGCGGTGATCCTGCAGATCCGTCCGACCGCGGACGCGTTCTGGCCGTCGCCGTTCGAGCCGTGGTCGAAGTATCTGACGGGCACGCAGGGTGGCGATCCGGGCTACGATCCGCTCGCGTTCGCCGTGGCCGAAGCGCATCGGCGCAATCTCGAGCTGCATGCGTGGTTCAATCCATATCGCATCGCGATGGACGGGCGCATCGACGCGCTCGTTCCCACGCACCCGGCCCGCCAGCATCCGGACTGGGTCGTCCGCTACGGCGGCAAGCTGTACTACAACCCGGGCGTCCCGGCCGTGCGCGCGTTCGTCGTCGACGCGATCATGGATGCGGTCGGCCGCTACGATGTCGACGGCGTTCATCTCGACGACTACTTCTATCCGTATCCGGTCAAGGGCGAGACGTTCGACGATGCGTCGGCTTACGCGCAATACGGCGCCGGCTTTCCGACGCTCGCCGACTGGCGCCGCGACAACGTCGACCGCCTCGTCGAGACGCTCGCGCGGCGCATCAAGGCCGCGAAGCCGTGGGTGAAATTCGGGATCTCGCCGTTCGCGGTCTGGCGCAATGCGGCGACCGATCCGGAGGGCTCGCCGACCTCGGCCGCCGTGCAGACCTACGACGACCTGTACGCGGACACGCGCCGATGGCTGCGCGAGCGCTGGATCGATTACGTCGTCCCGCAGGTGTATTGGGCGCAAGGCTTCGCGCCCGCCGATTACGACAAGGTCGTGTCGTGGTGGGCGAACGAGGCGCGCGGCGGCGACGTGCACCTGTACATCGGGCAGGCGGCGTACAAGGTCGGCACGTCGAATCAATCGCCGGGCTGGTCGGAGCCCGCCGAATTGAGCAACCACCTGGCGTTCAATCGCACCGTCCCCGAGGTGAAGGGCGACATCTACTTTTCCGCGAAGGACGTGCGCGCGGACCGTCTCGGCGCGACGACGCTCGTCAATCGCACGTGGTATTCGCGTCCCGCGCTCGTGCCGGCGATGCGCGCGATCGACGCGTCTTCGCCGCCGCCCGCGAAGGATCTTCGCGCGGAGCGGACGCCGGACGGCGTGCGGCTCCGATGGACGCCGCGTTCGAACGGCGCGACGTCGTACGCGATCTATCGCCACGAGCCGGGTCGGCACGACATGTGCGCCGACCACGACGCGCGCCATTTGCTGGCGACGGTTCGGGGAACCGAATATGTCGACATCACCGCGCGCGCCGATCGCGAATACCGTTACGCGGTCACCGCGCTCGATCGTCTGTGGAACGAAAGCGAGCCGATCGACATCGTCACGCCGGCCGCGGCGGCGCACTGA
- the cobM gene encoding precorrin-4 C(11)-methyltransferase — MTVYFIGAGPGDPELITVKGQRLVRNCPVILYAGSLVPAAVLDGHRAEQVVNTAELDLDAIVALLAQAHAKGQDVARVHSGDPSLYGAIGEQIRRLAALGIPYEIVPGVTATAACAAALGVELTLPGVAQTVILTRYAGKTTMPEGETLTSLAAHRATLAIHLGVRHLARIVADVLPHYGTDCPIAVIYRASWPDEARVTGTLADIVDKVAGTPIERTALILIGRVLDAKGFDESTLYAKG, encoded by the coding sequence ATGACGGTGTACTTCATCGGCGCGGGTCCGGGCGACCCCGAGCTGATCACGGTGAAGGGCCAGCGCCTCGTGCGCAATTGCCCGGTGATCCTGTACGCGGGCTCGCTCGTGCCGGCCGCGGTGCTCGACGGCCATCGCGCCGAACAGGTGGTGAACACGGCGGAGCTCGATCTCGACGCGATCGTCGCGCTGCTCGCGCAGGCGCACGCGAAAGGGCAGGACGTCGCGCGCGTGCATTCCGGCGACCCGTCGCTGTACGGCGCGATCGGCGAGCAGATCCGCCGGCTCGCCGCGCTCGGGATTCCTTACGAGATCGTGCCCGGCGTGACCGCGACGGCCGCGTGCGCGGCGGCGCTCGGCGTCGAGCTGACGCTGCCGGGCGTCGCGCAGACCGTGATCCTCACGCGCTACGCGGGCAAGACGACGATGCCCGAAGGCGAGACGCTGACGAGCCTCGCCGCGCACCGCGCGACGCTCGCGATCCATCTCGGCGTGCGGCATCTCGCGCGGATCGTCGCCGATGTGCTGCCGCATTACGGCACCGACTGCCCGATCGCGGTGATCTACCGCGCGAGCTGGCCCGACGAGGCGCGCGTGACGGGCACGCTCGCCGATATCGTCGACAAGGTCGCCGGCACGCCGATCGAGCGCACCGCACTGATCCTGATCGGGCGCGTGCTCGACGCAAAGGGCTTCGACGAGTCGACGCTCTACGCGAAGGGTTGA
- a CDS encoding cobalt-precorrin-6A reductase gives MSARRVLLLGGTGDALRVARTLAPSDVYSLAGLGKVPDDLACGVRVGGFGGADGLARYLREHAIALVVDATHPFAARISANAAAACRAAGVRHWALRRAPWRPQPGDDWRGVADWDGVAAAIAPFARPLFTLGREPLAHLDDIPPHQHWIVRCLDAHPGNARAHVLAARGPFTVDGERALFATAGIDVVVSKNSGGAATEAKLDVARERSVPVVMVERPALPDADREFGDTAALADALRAFRAFRAS, from the coding sequence ATGAGCGCGCGCCGCGTGCTGCTGCTCGGCGGCACGGGCGACGCGCTGCGCGTCGCGCGCACGCTCGCGCCGAGCGACGTATACAGCCTCGCCGGCCTCGGCAAGGTGCCGGACGATCTCGCATGCGGCGTGCGCGTCGGCGGCTTCGGCGGCGCCGACGGGCTCGCGCGCTATCTGCGCGAGCACGCGATCGCGCTCGTCGTCGACGCGACGCATCCGTTCGCCGCGCGGATCAGCGCGAACGCGGCCGCCGCGTGCCGCGCGGCCGGCGTCCGGCACTGGGCGCTGCGCCGCGCGCCATGGCGGCCGCAGCCGGGCGACGACTGGCGCGGCGTCGCCGATTGGGACGGCGTCGCCGCCGCGATCGCGCCGTTCGCGCGGCCGCTTTTCACGCTCGGGCGCGAGCCGCTCGCGCATCTCGACGACATCCCGCCGCATCAGCACTGGATCGTGCGCTGCCTCGACGCGCATCCGGGCAACGCGCGCGCGCACGTGCTCGCCGCACGCGGGCCGTTTACGGTCGACGGCGAGCGCGCGCTCTTCGCGACTGCCGGGATCGACGTCGTCGTCAGCAAGAACAGCGGCGGCGCGGCGACGGAAGCGAAGCTCGACGTCGCGCGCGAGCGGAGTGTTCCGGTCGTGATGGTCGAGCGGCCGGCGCTGCCCGATGCGGATCGCGAATTCGGCGACACGGCCGCGCTCGCCGACGCGCTGCGCGCGTTTCGTGCGTTTCGCGCGTCGTGA
- a CDS encoding cobalt-precorrin-5B (C(1))-methyltransferase, whose amino-acid sequence MMRDETPEQRAPLRFGYTTGSCATATSLAAARLLLSGHASDMVEIVLPKGQHVAMRLEFCRATDDGGAEAGTIKDAGDDPDVTHGALVFARVQLVHEPGVRFRAGPGVGTVTRAGLTIPVGEPAINPVPRRMMTEHLVALAAEHGYAGGFDVEIGVEGGAALALKTMNPRLGIVGGLSILGTTGIVRPFSCSAYIASIHQGIDVARANGVRHIAACTGNASEDAVRARYGLPDIALIEMGDFAGAVLKYLRRAPVERLTLCGGFGKLSKLAAGHLDLHSRHSSIDLPLLAEWAGEAGASAVLRHEIRAANTSQQALALALAHHVPLGDVVCAHVRRVARDIVPDGVEVEALAIDREGRIVGVAP is encoded by the coding sequence ATGATGCGCGACGAAACGCCCGAGCAGCGGGCGCCGCTGCGCTTCGGCTACACGACGGGCAGCTGCGCGACCGCGACGTCGCTCGCGGCCGCGCGCCTGCTGTTGAGCGGGCACGCGAGCGACATGGTCGAGATCGTGCTGCCGAAGGGGCAGCACGTCGCGATGCGGCTCGAGTTCTGCCGCGCGACCGACGACGGCGGTGCCGAGGCGGGCACGATCAAGGACGCGGGCGATGATCCCGACGTCACGCACGGCGCGCTCGTGTTCGCGCGCGTGCAGCTCGTCCACGAGCCTGGCGTGCGTTTTCGCGCGGGGCCGGGCGTCGGCACGGTCACGCGGGCGGGGCTCACGATCCCGGTCGGCGAGCCGGCGATCAACCCGGTGCCGCGCCGGATGATGACCGAGCACCTCGTCGCGCTCGCGGCCGAGCATGGCTACGCGGGCGGCTTCGACGTCGAGATCGGCGTGGAAGGCGGCGCAGCGCTCGCGTTGAAGACGATGAATCCGCGTCTCGGGATCGTCGGCGGATTGTCGATCCTCGGCACGACGGGCATCGTGCGGCCGTTCTCGTGCTCCGCGTACATCGCGTCGATTCATCAGGGGATCGACGTCGCGCGGGCGAACGGCGTGCGGCACATCGCCGCGTGCACCGGCAACGCGAGCGAGGACGCGGTGCGCGCGCGCTACGGCCTCCCCGACATCGCGCTGATCGAAATGGGCGATTTCGCGGGCGCGGTGCTCAAGTACCTGCGCCGCGCGCCCGTCGAGCGGCTCACGCTGTGCGGCGGCTTCGGCAAGCTGAGCAAGCTTGCGGCGGGCCACCTCGATCTGCACAGCCGCCATTCGAGCATCGACTTGCCGCTGCTCGCCGAGTGGGCGGGCGAAGCCGGCGCGAGCGCCGTGCTGCGGCACGAGATCCGCGCGGCGAACACGAGCCAGCAGGCGTTGGCGCTCGCGCTCGCGCACCACGTGCCGCTCGGCGACGTCGTCTGCGCGCACGTGCGTCGCGTCGCGCGCGACATCGTGCCCGACGGGGTCGAAGTCGAGGCGCTCGCGATCGACCGCGAGGGCCGCATCGTCGGCGTCGCGCCATGA
- a CDS encoding bifunctional cobalt-precorrin-7 (C(5))-methyltransferase/cobalt-precorrin-6B (C(15))-methyltransferase has protein sequence MTAWLTVVGIGDDGYAGLGKSARRALAEAAVVMGGERHLAMLPARHGAERAPWPKPFDLAPLLARRPARACVLASGDPMLFGVGATLVRTLAPHEWRVLPAPSSLSLAAARVGWALQDVDAVSLVGRPLASLHRHLYPGRRLFVLSADGATPAAIAGALVARGFGPSALSVFEHLGGPLERRIDARAQAWGDARTAALNLVAIECRACDDAPRLALTPGLPDDAYRHDGQLTKRDLRALALARLAPAPGELLWDVGAGCGSIGIEWMRAHPTCRTIAIEAHPDRQRFIEHNRDALGVPALELVAGRAPDALAGLPAPDAVFVGGGVSRDGVLDACWAGLKPGGRFVAHAVTLQGEASLVAWRERHGGTLTRVSVAHAQPLGGFDAWRQALPVTLYDARKPRELHDRQPERG, from the coding sequence ATGACCGCGTGGTTGACGGTGGTGGGCATCGGCGACGACGGATACGCGGGGCTCGGCAAGAGCGCGCGGCGCGCGCTCGCGGAGGCGGCGGTGGTGATGGGCGGCGAGCGTCATCTCGCGATGCTGCCGGCGCGGCATGGGGCCGAGCGCGCACCGTGGCCGAAGCCGTTCGATCTCGCGCCGCTTCTCGCGCGCCGTCCCGCGCGCGCGTGCGTGCTCGCGAGCGGCGATCCGATGCTGTTCGGCGTCGGCGCGACGCTCGTACGCACGCTCGCGCCGCACGAATGGCGCGTACTGCCCGCGCCGTCGTCGCTGTCGCTCGCGGCCGCGCGCGTCGGCTGGGCGCTGCAGGACGTCGACGCGGTGTCGCTCGTCGGCCGGCCGCTCGCGTCGCTCCACCGGCATCTGTATCCGGGCCGGCGCCTGTTCGTGCTGAGCGCCGACGGCGCGACGCCCGCCGCGATCGCGGGCGCGCTCGTCGCACGCGGCTTCGGGCCGAGCGCGCTCAGCGTGTTCGAGCATCTCGGCGGCCCGCTCGAGCGGCGCATCGACGCGCGTGCGCAAGCATGGGGCGACGCGCGCACGGCGGCGCTCAATCTCGTCGCGATCGAATGCCGCGCGTGCGACGACGCGCCGCGTCTCGCGCTCACGCCCGGCTTGCCCGACGACGCGTACCGCCACGACGGCCAGCTCACGAAACGCGATCTGCGCGCGCTCGCGCTCGCCCGGCTCGCGCCCGCGCCGGGCGAATTGCTGTGGGACGTCGGCGCGGGCTGCGGGTCGATCGGCATCGAATGGATGCGCGCACATCCGACTTGCAGGACGATCGCGATCGAAGCGCACCCGGACCGGCAGCGCTTCATCGAGCACAACCGCGACGCGCTCGGCGTGCCCGCGCTCGAACTCGTCGCGGGCCGCGCGCCCGACGCGCTCGCGGGCCTGCCCGCGCCCGACGCGGTGTTCGTCGGCGGCGGCGTGAGCCGCGACGGCGTGCTCGACGCGTGCTGGGCAGGCCTGAAGCCGGGCGGCCGCTTCGTCGCGCACGCGGTCACGCTGCAAGGCGAAGCCTCGCTCGTCGCATGGCGCGAGCGGCACGGCGGCACGCTCACGCGCGTGTCGGTCGCGCACGCGCAGCCGCTCGGCGGCTTCGACGCATGGCGGCAGGCGCTGCCCGTCACGCTGTACGACGCGCGCAAGCCGCGCGAGCTGCACGATAGGCAGCCGGAGCGCGGATGA
- the cobG gene encoding precorrin-3B synthase, whose product MNPSAAVFSSDAARAASACPGLVRIVAARDGGLCRIKLPGGALAAAQARAVAAVARAFGSGVIEATNRANLQLRGVTAGSEARVSRALIDAGLGPLTEGLPAASLDACVAARDDVRNLMLSPTAGRDPHALIDSAALAARLLDMLQTQPCCAALSPKFSVLLDCGERLAALDHPHDIWLSALRDAQGATWLAIGLAGCPPVEGEPAAPHAGALAAVAPAQAVECVRALVTGFVALAPAGATRMRDLLATCAPDAFLSHAEARLPFTLRRGADLADWRRARADAALRFGIHPERDPARRVVGAQPPLGRLDAATLEALAALADTHGDGTLRITPWQGVMLPGVACDAACDALARIAALGFVCDASAPLAHVVACAGSTGCARSPADTKADAHALAARLAAPADVHLTGCARSCALPHAAAHTLVATAAGRYDLYRRDGATGFGRAVARQLTIDQAAAALSRDARPIQDDIDA is encoded by the coding sequence TTGAATCCTTCCGCCGCCGTTTTTTCATCCGACGCCGCCCGCGCCGCGAGCGCGTGCCCGGGGCTCGTGCGCATCGTCGCCGCGCGCGACGGCGGCCTGTGCCGGATCAAGCTGCCGGGCGGCGCGCTCGCCGCCGCGCAGGCGCGTGCGGTCGCGGCCGTCGCGCGCGCGTTCGGCTCGGGCGTGATCGAAGCGACCAATCGCGCGAACCTGCAATTGCGCGGCGTGACGGCCGGCAGCGAGGCGCGCGTCAGCCGCGCCCTGATCGATGCGGGGCTCGGGCCGCTGACGGAAGGCTTGCCGGCGGCGTCGCTCGACGCATGCGTCGCCGCGCGCGACGACGTGCGCAACCTGATGCTGAGCCCGACGGCCGGCCGCGATCCGCACGCGCTCATCGACAGCGCCGCGCTCGCGGCCCGCCTCCTCGACATGCTGCAGACGCAGCCGTGCTGCGCCGCGCTGTCGCCGAAATTCTCCGTGCTGCTCGACTGCGGCGAGCGGCTCGCCGCGCTCGATCATCCGCACGACATCTGGCTGTCCGCGCTGCGCGACGCGCAAGGCGCAACGTGGCTCGCGATCGGCCTGGCGGGCTGCCCGCCCGTCGAGGGCGAGCCGGCCGCGCCGCATGCCGGCGCGCTCGCCGCCGTCGCGCCGGCGCAGGCGGTCGAATGCGTGCGCGCGCTCGTGACGGGCTTCGTCGCGCTCGCGCCGGCCGGCGCGACGCGCATGCGTGATCTGCTCGCGACGTGCGCGCCCGATGCATTCCTTTCGCACGCCGAAGCGCGGCTGCCGTTCACGCTGCGGCGCGGCGCGGATCTCGCCGACTGGCGGCGCGCGCGCGCCGATGCGGCGCTGCGTTTCGGCATCCACCCCGAGCGGGACCCGGCGCGCCGCGTCGTCGGCGCGCAGCCGCCGCTCGGCCGGCTCGATGCCGCGACGCTCGAAGCGCTCGCCGCGCTCGCCGATACGCACGGCGACGGCACGCTCCGGATCACGCCGTGGCAAGGCGTGATGCTGCCGGGCGTCGCGTGCGATGCCGCTTGCGACGCCCTCGCGCGCATCGCCGCACTCGGCTTCGTGTGCGACGCGTCGGCGCCGCTCGCGCACGTCGTCGCGTGCGCGGGCTCGACGGGCTGCGCGCGTTCGCCCGCCGACACGAAAGCCGACGCGCACGCGCTCGCCGCGCGGCTTGCCGCGCCCGCCGACGTGCACTTGACCGGCTGCGCGCGCTCGTGCGCATTGCCGCACGCGGCCGCGCACACGCTCGTCGCGACCGCGGCGGGCCGCTACGACCTCTATCGGCGCGACGGCGCGACGGGCTTCGGCCGCGCCGTCGCGCGCCAACTGACGATCGACCAGGCCGCCGCCGCGCTATCGCGCGACGCGCGGCCCATTCAGGATGACATTGATGCTTGA
- a CDS encoding precorrin-8X methylmutase yields the protein MLDYLRDGDAIYRESFATIRAEADLTGVPPDLEKLAVRVIHACGMVDIVRDLRFSEGAGAAGRAALKAGAPILCDARMVAEGVTRARLPAANPVLCTLGEPDVPRLAREIGNTRSAAALELWRPHLAGSVVAIGNAPTALFHLLDMIDAGAPRPALILGFPVGFVGAAESKALLAADSRGVPFVAVAGRRGGSAMVAAAVNALASEAE from the coding sequence ATGCTTGACTACCTTCGCGACGGCGACGCGATCTACCGCGAATCGTTCGCGACGATCCGTGCGGAAGCCGATCTGACGGGCGTGCCGCCCGACCTCGAAAAACTCGCGGTGCGCGTGATCCACGCGTGCGGGATGGTCGACATCGTTCGCGACCTGCGGTTTTCCGAGGGCGCGGGCGCGGCGGGCCGCGCGGCGCTGAAAGCCGGCGCGCCGATCCTCTGCGACGCGCGGATGGTCGCCGAAGGCGTCACGCGCGCGCGGCTGCCCGCCGCGAACCCGGTGCTCTGCACGCTCGGCGAGCCCGACGTGCCGCGGCTCGCGCGCGAGATCGGCAACACGCGCTCGGCGGCGGCGCTCGAGCTGTGGCGCCCGCACCTCGCGGGCAGCGTCGTCGCGATCGGCAACGCGCCGACCGCGCTCTTCCATCTGCTCGACATGATCGACGCGGGCGCGCCCCGCCCCGCGCTGATCCTCGGCTTCCCGGTCGGCTTCGTCGGCGCGGCCGAATCGAAGGCGCTCCTCGCGGCCGACAGCCGCGGCGTGCCGTTCGTCGCGGTCGCCGGCCGCCGCGGCGGCAGCGCGATGGTCGCCGCCGCCGTCAACGCGCTCGCTTCGGAGGCCGAATGA
- a CDS encoding precorrin-2 C(20)-methyltransferase, translating into MTRKTGRLYGLGVGPGDPELLTLKALRVLQAAPVVAYFVAKGKKGNAFSIVEAHLSDAQTHMPLAYPVTTEALPPPLCYETVIADFYDTAAEHVAAHLDAGRDVAVICEGDPFFYGSYMYLHDRLAPRYDAEVVPGVCSMLGGAAVLGVPLVYRNQSLSVLSGVLPEDALRERLAKADAAVVMKLGRNFDKVRRVLDQLGLAHRARYVERATMQSQRIVPLAEVDPMASPYFSLLVVPGEKWQG; encoded by the coding sequence ATGACGCGCAAGACCGGCCGCCTCTACGGGCTCGGCGTCGGGCCGGGCGACCCCGAGCTCCTGACGCTGAAGGCGCTGCGCGTGCTGCAGGCGGCGCCCGTCGTCGCGTATTTCGTCGCGAAGGGCAAGAAAGGCAACGCGTTCAGCATCGTCGAAGCGCATCTGAGCGACGCGCAAACGCACATGCCGCTCGCCTACCCGGTGACGACCGAAGCGCTGCCGCCGCCGCTCTGCTACGAAACCGTGATCGCGGACTTCTATGACACGGCCGCCGAGCACGTCGCCGCGCATCTCGACGCGGGCCGCGACGTCGCGGTGATCTGCGAAGGCGATCCTTTCTTCTACGGCTCGTACATGTACCTGCACGACCGGCTCGCGCCGCGCTACGACGCCGAAGTCGTGCCGGGCGTGTGCTCGATGCTGGGCGGCGCGGCGGTGCTCGGCGTGCCGCTCGTCTACCGGAATCAGAGCCTATCGGTGCTGTCCGGCGTGCTGCCCGAGGACGCGCTGCGCGAGCGTCTCGCGAAGGCCGATGCGGCCGTCGTGATGAAGCTCGGCCGCAACTTCGACAAGGTGCGCCGCGTGCTCGATCAGCTCGGGCTCGCGCATCGCGCGCGCTACGTCGAGCGCGCGACGATGCAGTCGCAGCGGATCGTGCCGCTCGCGGAAGTCGATCCGATGGCGTCGCCGTATTTTTCGTTGCTCGTCGTGCCGGGGGAAAAATGGCAAGGATGA
- the cobJ gene encoding precorrin-3B C(17)-methyltransferase: MTTAPSIVILGPGALETARRIQARHDGAQVHALAGRADADVSFTELGPHLRELYARGAPIVALFAAGIVIRCVAPCLADKGAEPPVLAVAEDGSAVVPLLGGLAGANVLAREIADALGVAAAITTSGELRFGACVLNPPDGYALADLDAGKRFVSDLLAGESTRIEGDAQWLDDVALPRGSHAARAIRVTPYASRGDARELLIHPRSVVVAFGDEGRVDDRARNASDHDAIANSNENANAGGNGAMPDLPPLAARIVARLAAHDLAPLALAAVVAPARRLSDHALTEAARALRVPLRFADTDARDASGVLDAALPASLARRVAAPRAEATPHDLAIAVSDAPVDPATLGAARGRLTVLGLGPGRADLMTPAARAALADATDVVGYATYVNMAGPFRADQALHVSDNREELQRARHAFELAAQGRRVAVVSSGDPGVFAMAAAVLEALDGSDDARWAAVELDVVPGVSAALATAAEAGAPLGHDFCMISLSDNLKPWAIIEKRIDHAAAADLALAFYNPVSRARPVQFDRALDVVRRHRAPDTIVVLGRDIGRPGATRVTTTLGALSAQQVDMRTMVIVGSSSTRRVVRDGAREWVYTPRWYR, encoded by the coding sequence ATGACGACCGCGCCCTCGATCGTGATACTCGGGCCCGGCGCGCTCGAAACCGCGCGCCGGATCCAGGCGCGCCACGACGGCGCGCAGGTGCATGCGCTCGCGGGCCGCGCCGATGCGGATGTTTCGTTCACCGAACTCGGTCCGCATCTGCGCGAGCTGTACGCGCGCGGCGCGCCGATCGTCGCGCTCTTCGCGGCCGGCATCGTGATCCGCTGCGTCGCGCCGTGCCTGGCCGACAAGGGCGCGGAGCCGCCGGTGCTCGCGGTCGCCGAGGACGGCAGCGCGGTCGTGCCGCTGTTGGGCGGGCTCGCGGGCGCGAACGTGCTCGCGCGCGAAATCGCCGACGCGCTCGGCGTCGCGGCAGCGATCACGACGAGCGGCGAGCTGCGCTTCGGCGCATGCGTGCTGAATCCGCCCGACGGCTACGCGCTCGCCGATCTCGACGCGGGCAAGCGCTTCGTGTCCGATCTGCTCGCGGGCGAAAGCACGCGGATCGAAGGCGATGCGCAGTGGCTCGACGACGTCGCGTTGCCGCGCGGATCGCACGCGGCGCGCGCGATCCGCGTGACGCCTTACGCGTCGCGCGGCGATGCGCGCGAATTGCTGATTCATCCGCGAAGCGTCGTCGTGGCGTTCGGCGATGAAGGCCGCGTCGACGATCGCGCGCGGAATGCTTCGGATCACGATGCAATCGCGAACTCGAACGAAAACGCCAACGCTGGCGGAAACGGCGCGATGCCGGACCTGCCGCCGCTCGCCGCGCGCATCGTCGCGCGGCTCGCCGCGCACGATCTCGCGCCGCTCGCGCTCGCGGCCGTCGTCGCGCCCGCGCGTCGCCTCTCCGATCACGCGCTGACCGAAGCGGCGCGCGCGCTGCGCGTGCCGCTGCGTTTCGCCGATACGGACGCACGCGACGCGTCCGGCGTGCTTGACGCCGCCCTCCCCGCGTCGCTCGCGCGGCGCGTCGCCGCGCCGCGCGCGGAGGCGACGCCGCACGATCTCGCGATCGCCGTCTCCGATGCGCCCGTCGATCCCGCAACGCTCGGTGCGGCGCGCGGCCGCCTGACGGTGCTCGGCCTCGGCCCCGGCCGCGCCGACCTGATGACGCCCGCCGCGCGCGCGGCGCTCGCCGACGCGACCGACGTCGTCGGCTACGCGACCTACGTGAACATGGCGGGTCCGTTTCGCGCGGACCAGGCATTGCACGTCTCCGACAATCGCGAAGAATTGCAGCGCGCGCGTCACGCGTTCGAGCTCGCGGCGCAAGGCCGGCGCGTCGCGGTCGTGTCGTCGGGCGACCCCGGCGTGTTCGCGATGGCGGCGGCCGTGCTCGAAGCGCTCGACGGTTCCGACGACGCGCGCTGGGCGGCCGTCGAGCTCGACGTCGTGCCCGGCGTGTCGGCCGCGCTCGCGACGGCCGCCGAGGCCGGCGCGCCGCTCGGCCACGACTTCTGCATGATCTCGCTGTCGGACAACCTGAAGCCGTGGGCGATCATCGAAAAACGCATCGATCACGCGGCGGCCGCCGATCTCGCGCTCGCGTTCTACAACCCGGTCTCGCGCGCGCGGCCCGTGCAGTTCGACCGCGCGCTCGACGTCGTGCGCAGACACCGCGCGCCGGACACGATCGTCGTGCTCGGCCGCGACATCGGCCGCCCCGGCGCGACGCGCGTCACGACGACGCTCGGCGCGCTGTCCGCGCAGCAGGTCGACATGCGCACGATGGTGATCGTCGGCTCGTCGTCGACGCGCCGCGTCGTTCGCGACGGCGCGCGCGAATGGGTGTACACGCCGCGCTGGTATCGCTGA